A single Anatilimnocola floriformis DNA region contains:
- a CDS encoding glycoside hydrolase family 55 protein has product MNRSSSRRDVGSRLERSRRRQAAGEQRLTRRRMLLEQLEDRSLMATFNVTAGVADGAAGSLRAAITAANSNGQNDTINLAAGTYVLSSALPQLSEMGKSITFQGDTAANTIVDANNTGRVFDA; this is encoded by the coding sequence ATGAATCGATCTTCTTCGCGTCGTGATGTTGGTTCCCGCCTGGAACGATCTCGGCGGCGTCAGGCCGCTGGCGAACAACGACTGACCCGGCGGCGGATGTTGCTGGAGCAACTCGAAGATCGCTCGCTGATGGCGACGTTCAATGTGACGGCGGGTGTAGCGGATGGCGCCGCGGGTAGTCTGAGAGCTGCGATCACGGCAGCCAATTCCAACGGCCAGAATGACACGATCAACCTGGCGGCTGGCACCTACGTGTTGTCGTCGGCGCTGCCGCAGCTTTCCGAGATGGGAAAGAGCATCACGTTTCAAGGCGATACGGCAGCCAATACGATCGTCGATGCCAACAACACGGGACGGGTGTTCGATGCGTAG